The following proteins come from a genomic window of Phycisphaeraceae bacterium:
- the alaS gene encoding alanine--tRNA ligase: MITSREIRQQYLDFFVKRHAHVFVPSSPVVPHDDPTLLFTNAGMNQFKPYFLGTQTAPWKRVANTQKCIRAGGKHNDLDDVGRSRRHHTFFEMLGNWSFGDYFKLGAIEMSWELLTQVWKLDPSRIHVTCFEGDEKNGVPRDTEAADIWKQVARLPDNHIHYFGKDNFWEMGDTGPCGPCTEIYYDRTPDKSGGPQVNGSDPRVMEIWNNVFIQYNRNPDRSLVTLPAQHVDTGMGFERICQVLQGKEDNFAIDLWEPFFRAIGEVSGHRYTGQFTATNSIDAAAEAANAQLRTDIAFRVIADHARCLTFALTDGAVPSNEGRGYVLRRILRRAVRFGRQQLGMRDPFMYRLVDTVAEAMGEAFPELRKNPGRVKDLIKDEEVSFGKTLDRGIELFDEAAKRGGTANTIAADDAFKLHDTYGFPVDLTRVMAEERGMTVDIAGFEKLMDEAKEQARAGGGTANIARESLVNIVQQDNPPATEFIGLDADSVKGTQARVETFVLTYRLEGEEYKRIDHATAGEQLAVVVARTPFYAEMGGQVGDTGIIINAGGGQLMVQDTIKVGGVFFHLGIVERGPFLATPVGDRRLQTLTLQVDPHRRARIMSNHTTTHVMNCAIRLHVSKTADQRGSLVDDQKLRFDYAHHAALTLDEIEAVEKTVNEDIARDLPVYHDVVPQEQALKIHGLRAVFGEKYPPRVRVVSIGVPVKDLVANPENVEWGGYSIEFCGGTHLAKTGEAEGFVLVQEEAVAKGVRRITALTGEMAHQAQARGDMLIARLGALRGLGASVEQAEALTRGVAELSSALANTQLPALVKARLREGIADLQKTLKELNKARSKEAAGDVVEAARKIAENTNGGVIVESLDGADADMLRTAMDVIRKKKPESALLLGSVSGGGEKVSFIAAVPEALIKKGLKAGDWVREVAKAAGGGGGGRPDMAQAGGKDPAKLDEALEVGRKFAAAKV; the protein is encoded by the coding sequence ATGATTACCAGCCGCGAAATCCGCCAGCAGTACCTCGACTTCTTCGTCAAGAGGCATGCGCACGTATTCGTACCCTCGTCGCCTGTCGTCCCTCACGATGACCCGACGCTGCTATTTACCAATGCGGGGATGAACCAGTTCAAGCCTTATTTCCTGGGCACGCAGACCGCGCCGTGGAAGCGTGTCGCCAACACCCAGAAATGCATCCGTGCGGGAGGCAAGCACAATGACCTCGATGACGTAGGTCGCTCGCGGCGGCACCACACCTTCTTTGAAATGCTGGGTAACTGGTCGTTCGGTGACTACTTCAAGCTCGGCGCGATCGAGATGTCCTGGGAACTGCTTACACAGGTCTGGAAGCTCGATCCATCCCGCATCCATGTCACCTGTTTTGAGGGCGATGAAAAAAACGGTGTGCCGCGTGACACCGAGGCGGCTGACATCTGGAAGCAAGTCGCCCGGCTGCCCGATAATCACATTCACTATTTCGGCAAGGATAACTTCTGGGAGATGGGTGACACCGGCCCGTGTGGCCCTTGCACCGAAATCTACTACGATCGTACACCCGACAAGTCCGGCGGCCCGCAGGTCAACGGCTCCGACCCGCGCGTCATGGAAATCTGGAACAACGTCTTTATCCAGTACAACCGCAATCCCGATCGGTCGCTAGTCACTCTGCCGGCACAGCATGTGGACACCGGCATGGGCTTCGAGCGGATATGTCAGGTGCTGCAGGGTAAAGAGGACAACTTTGCGATTGATCTCTGGGAGCCGTTCTTCCGTGCGATCGGTGAAGTCTCCGGCCACCGATACACCGGACAATTCACCGCGACCAACAGCATTGACGCCGCCGCCGAGGCCGCCAATGCACAGCTTCGTACCGACATTGCGTTTCGCGTGATCGCCGACCATGCGAGGTGTCTGACGTTTGCTTTAACAGACGGTGCGGTGCCCAGTAACGAAGGGCGAGGATACGTGCTTCGTCGGATTCTGCGTCGCGCAGTGCGGTTTGGACGGCAGCAATTGGGAATGCGTGATCCGTTCATGTATCGGCTGGTCGATACGGTGGCCGAGGCGATGGGCGAAGCATTCCCGGAACTGCGGAAAAATCCGGGCCGCGTCAAGGATCTCATCAAGGATGAAGAAGTCAGCTTTGGCAAGACGCTCGATCGCGGTATCGAACTGTTCGACGAGGCAGCAAAGCGCGGCGGGACGGCGAATACCATCGCTGCGGATGATGCGTTCAAACTCCACGACACGTATGGCTTCCCCGTTGACTTGACGCGCGTGATGGCGGAAGAGCGTGGCATGACGGTGGATATCGCCGGCTTTGAAAAATTGATGGATGAAGCCAAAGAGCAGGCCCGTGCCGGCGGGGGCACCGCCAACATCGCTCGCGAGTCGCTGGTCAACATCGTCCAGCAGGACAATCCCCCCGCCACCGAGTTCATCGGCCTTGATGCGGACTCCGTCAAAGGGACTCAAGCACGGGTGGAGACGTTTGTGCTTACCTACCGTCTTGAGGGCGAGGAATACAAACGGATCGATCATGCAACGGCTGGCGAGCAACTTGCGGTCGTGGTCGCCCGGACGCCGTTCTATGCGGAAATGGGCGGTCAGGTCGGCGACACAGGCATCATCATCAATGCCGGCGGCGGACAGCTCATGGTGCAGGACACCATCAAGGTCGGTGGTGTGTTCTTTCACCTGGGGATCGTTGAACGCGGGCCGTTTCTGGCGACCCCCGTCGGCGACCGAAGGCTCCAGACGCTGACATTGCAGGTTGATCCGCATCGACGCGCCCGGATTATGTCCAATCACACCACCACGCATGTCATGAATTGCGCGATCCGGCTTCATGTGAGCAAGACCGCAGATCAGAGAGGATCACTGGTTGACGATCAGAAGCTGCGCTTTGACTACGCGCACCACGCAGCGTTGACTCTCGATGAAATCGAAGCTGTCGAGAAAACCGTTAATGAAGACATCGCCCGCGATCTGCCGGTTTATCACGATGTGGTTCCGCAGGAACAGGCTCTGAAAATCCACGGGTTGCGTGCGGTGTTCGGCGAAAAGTATCCGCCAAGAGTCCGCGTGGTGTCGATTGGAGTGCCGGTCAAAGATCTCGTGGCAAACCCCGAAAATGTTGAGTGGGGCGGTTACAGCATCGAGTTCTGCGGCGGTACCCATCTGGCCAAAACGGGTGAGGCAGAAGGGTTTGTGCTCGTGCAGGAAGAAGCGGTCGCCAAAGGGGTGCGCCGCATCACTGCGCTGACCGGTGAGATGGCCCATCAGGCGCAAGCTCGCGGCGACATGCTGATCGCTCGGCTCGGCGCGCTGCGCGGCCTGGGTGCGAGCGTTGAACAGGCCGAAGCGCTGACCCGCGGCGTCGCAGAGCTTTCCAGCGCACTGGCGAATACACAACTACCCGCTTTGGTCAAAGCCAGATTGCGCGAAGGTATCGCTGATCTCCAGAAGACACTCAAGGAACTGAACAAGGCCCGCAGCAAAGAAGCGGCAGGCGATGTGGTGGAAGCCGCCCGGAAAATCGCGGAAAACACCAACGGCGGCGTGATCGTTGAGTCACTGGATGGCGCGGACGCCGACATGCTCCGCACCGCGATGGATGTGATCCGCAAGAAGAAGCCGGAGTCCGCGCTGCTGCTGGGCAGCGTATCGGGTGGCGGAGAAAAGGTGAGCTTCATTGCCGCAGTGCCGGAAGCGTTGATTAAGAAGGGACTGAAGGCAGGCGACTGGGTCCGCGAGGTCGCCAAGGCCGCCGGCGGCGGCGGCGGCGGACGACCGGATATGGCGCAGGCAGGAGGCAAAGACCCCGCCAAGCTGGACGAAGCACTGGAAGTCGGCAGAAAGTTCGCAGCCGCGAAGGTGTGA
- a CDS encoding prepilin-type N-terminal cleavage/methylation domain-containing protein encodes MTRSISHQSGFTLMELIVATAITVLMIGLVTNIFNSTTRAVSTGTQKSEMIGKQRVIGDGLELETRKSSTRAAMVGPNSTPAGFLVILQKTIPNIHDTLKDKENGVATHSVRSDQLVFIFDQGLGGTDLLRPVCPASSTTFDSDLAPPESRYVRIWYGHVLKTNGAGTAATGLGASGPNEFASQWMLGREALFLRGGTPTGVYSAGAAYNANVTVYNEPLYKGYADISAQDLDALTGASGTLDISNAGTAAAYRAAAYQYTYGDQLPWANPAPGNFNFDSSQIAQMHSAFMANVSDFIVEFAADISDDLPTVAPDGQPDGEPDRDTVTGDIKWYSGIAHSGSSDDPMTYVPGSYAAAESGSLPANADAAFVWGHTGSAGAVAFGSTTNVWPYMLRIRYRLHDQRGELIGRELSTSQKELGQWYEIIVPVNRD; translated from the coding sequence ATGACGCGGTCAATTTCCCACCAATCCGGTTTTACGCTGATGGAACTGATCGTCGCAACGGCGATCACGGTCCTGATGATCGGCCTGGTCACCAACATCTTCAACAGCACCACGCGCGCGGTCTCGACCGGCACACAAAAGAGCGAGATGATCGGCAAACAGCGCGTCATCGGCGATGGTCTGGAACTTGAAACCCGAAAAAGCTCGACCCGTGCCGCAATGGTCGGGCCTAACAGCACACCCGCCGGCTTCCTTGTAATCCTGCAAAAAACGATTCCAAACATTCACGATACGCTCAAGGATAAAGAAAACGGCGTAGCAACTCATTCTGTCCGCAGCGACCAACTGGTGTTCATCTTCGATCAGGGATTAGGCGGCACCGACCTGCTCCGTCCTGTCTGCCCAGCCTCCAGTACGACATTTGACAGCGATCTGGCCCCGCCTGAGTCACGCTATGTCCGTATCTGGTACGGACACGTCCTGAAAACAAACGGAGCAGGAACCGCAGCGACTGGGCTGGGAGCATCCGGGCCGAATGAGTTTGCCTCCCAGTGGATGCTCGGACGAGAAGCTCTCTTTCTGCGGGGAGGAACGCCGACCGGGGTTTATTCAGCGGGAGCTGCGTACAACGCAAACGTGACTGTTTACAACGAACCGCTGTACAAGGGATATGCCGACATCAGTGCGCAGGACTTGGATGCCTTGACCGGCGCCAGCGGAACACTTGATATCTCAAACGCCGGCACTGCTGCCGCCTATCGTGCCGCAGCCTATCAATACACCTACGGCGATCAGCTACCCTGGGCCAACCCCGCCCCCGGCAACTTCAACTTCGACAGCAGTCAGATCGCGCAGATGCACAGTGCCTTCATGGCAAATGTCAGCGACTTTATCGTCGAGTTTGCGGCTGATATTTCAGATGACCTGCCTACCGTCGCACCCGACGGCCAACCCGATGGTGAACCCGATCGTGACACGGTAACCGGTGATATCAAGTGGTATAGCGGTATCGCACACTCCGGCAGCAGCGACGATCCCATGACCTATGTGCCCGGTTCTTATGCCGCAGCTGAAAGCGGCAGTCTGCCCGCCAATGCGGATGCGGCCTTTGTGTGGGGGCACACCGGCAGTGCCGGCGCGGTGGCGTTTGGATCAACTACTAATGTCTGGCCGTACATGCTTCGCATCCGTTATCGCTTGCACGATCAGCGCGGCGAACTCATCGGACGCGAGCTTTCCACCAGTCAAAAGGAACTGGGCCAGTGGTACGAAATCATTGTGCCTGTGAATCGTGACTGA
- a CDS encoding prepilin-type N-terminal cleavage/methylation domain-containing protein: MSKRLHNRMEAAEHDLCRHGFTLIETLVIIVIIVILVAVLVVAGTRWKDSGKVAKTRTALTALQGLATEYEATTQARVNTDGITPFDWSVARSHNARSTSGVIISGGPTVITESISKFCFAINQIPGIEANFVSVGKDLIQGLGGKGNPVSTTPFIRVVDAWGNVIIYGDGVNPVREAPFTPAHNTPFFASAGPDGQWGSSATASQAKDNLYSFEIDPSEAARKR, translated from the coding sequence ATGAGCAAACGACTCCACAACCGGATGGAAGCCGCCGAGCACGATCTGTGTCGGCATGGTTTTACGCTCATCGAGACGCTCGTCATCATCGTGATCATTGTGATTCTGGTGGCGGTGCTGGTGGTCGCAGGCACTCGATGGAAAGACAGCGGCAAGGTCGCCAAGACCCGCACCGCGCTTACCGCGCTGCAAGGGCTTGCGACCGAATATGAGGCCACCACGCAGGCGCGGGTCAATACCGACGGCATCACCCCTTTCGATTGGTCGGTCGCGCGATCTCACAACGCCCGCAGTACCAGCGGCGTCATCATCAGCGGCGGTCCGACAGTGATCACCGAGTCGATCTCCAAATTCTGCTTCGCCATCAATCAGATTCCCGGCATCGAAGCCAACTTCGTCTCAGTGGGTAAGGACTTGATTCAGGGTCTGGGTGGTAAGGGAAACCCGGTTTCCACGACGCCGTTTATCCGTGTCGTCGATGCCTGGGGCAACGTGATTATCTACGGCGACGGCGTTAACCCGGTAAGAGAAGCGCCTTTCACGCCCGCGCACAACACCCCGTTCTTCGCATCAGCCGGTCCCGACGGTCAATGGGGCTCCAGTGCCACGGCGAGTCAGGCCAAGGACAACCTGTACAGCTTCGAGATCGACCCAAGCGAAGCCGCGAGGAAACGCTGA
- a CDS encoding LL-diaminopimelate aminotransferase, with product MAYINDNYLKLKAGYLFPEIGRRVKAFQASHPSAKVIRLGIGDVTEPLAPAVISAMHKAVDDMSRRETFQGYGDEQGYGFLREAIAKNDYQARGCDIQPDEVFVSDGSKCDTGNILDILGHDNVIAMTDPVYPVYVDTNVMAGNTGAANDRGEYDGLVYLPTTAENNFTPELPKRKVDVIYLCYPNNPTGAVATRDTLARWVAYAKANDALILYDAAYYAYITDPSIPHSIYEVPGGRDVAIEFRSYSKTAGFTGTRCAYTVVPRTVTGKTRDGSVAGGRVDFHRLWNRRHTTKFNGVAYIVQRGAEATYSAEGKAQVKATIDFYMANARIIRESLMKLGLKVFGGTNAPYIWLQPPTTGGSTTRMKSWEFFDKLLNEANVVGTPGSGFGASGEGYFRISAFNSRANVEEAMERFHTRLKL from the coding sequence ATGGCCTACATCAACGACAACTACCTCAAGCTCAAAGCTGGCTATCTCTTTCCCGAAATCGGTCGGCGAGTCAAGGCTTTTCAGGCTTCTCATCCGTCCGCGAAGGTAATCCGTCTGGGCATTGGGGATGTAACCGAGCCGCTTGCTCCCGCGGTCATCTCCGCGATGCACAAGGCGGTTGACGACATGTCCCGACGCGAGACGTTTCAGGGTTATGGCGACGAACAGGGTTACGGCTTTCTGCGCGAAGCGATCGCAAAAAATGATTACCAGGCGCGCGGCTGCGACATCCAGCCCGACGAGGTTTTTGTGTCCGATGGCTCGAAATGCGACACGGGAAACATCCTCGACATTCTTGGCCATGACAACGTGATTGCGATGACCGATCCGGTTTATCCGGTGTACGTCGATACCAACGTGATGGCGGGAAATACCGGAGCTGCCAACGACCGCGGCGAATACGACGGTCTGGTCTATCTGCCGACGACGGCTGAAAATAACTTCACCCCTGAGCTTCCAAAGCGGAAGGTGGATGTGATCTACCTCTGCTATCCGAACAATCCCACCGGTGCCGTCGCCACACGCGATACCTTGGCACGCTGGGTGGCATACGCCAAGGCCAATGATGCGCTGATCCTCTATGACGCGGCTTATTACGCATACATCACCGATCCGTCGATCCCGCACTCGATTTACGAGGTTCCGGGCGGCCGTGATGTGGCGATTGAATTCCGCAGTTATTCAAAGACGGCCGGCTTCACCGGCACGCGCTGTGCGTACACGGTGGTGCCACGGACGGTGACGGGTAAGACCAGGGACGGATCCGTGGCCGGCGGTCGCGTGGATTTCCATCGCTTGTGGAACCGCAGACACACGACGAAGTTCAACGGAGTCGCCTACATCGTGCAGCGCGGGGCGGAAGCAACTTACTCAGCCGAAGGCAAGGCACAGGTCAAGGCGACGATCGATTTTTATATGGCCAATGCCCGGATCATCCGTGAGTCACTGATGAAACTCGGCCTGAAGGTGTTCGGCGGCACCAATGCGCCGTATATCTGGCTTCAGCCCCCGACGACCGGAGGCTCGACGACCCGCATGAAAAGCTGGGAGTTTTTCGACAAACTCCTGAACGAAGCCAACGTCGTCGGCACGCCCGGCAGCGGTTTTGGTGCGTCAGGTGAGGGCTACTTCCGCATCAGTGCGTTCAACAGCAGGGCAAATGTCGAAGAGGCGATGGAACGGTTCCACACCCGCCTGAAGTTGTAA
- a CDS encoding prepilin-type N-terminal cleavage/methylation domain-containing protein — protein MKTTTKKISFTAHRLDPTLRGFTLIELLVVIGIIGILAATSIPFVRSMQESTNLSAAINAVSVGVAGARSYSTRTAPKARFNIDLDPNTAGDQFGQYSGTAAIFTPANEIRLVENIANAVNHASPGVPVETIVAPPNDMSGYQDLKIDYIQIPSNIGVAGVTRTGATPTFLPPPFAIRFDQNGTMVAGSDDQRVVYYDGDHDHKFITDPGVTGGSRANPFSGGVYDVNQWDPWNRSFVAGTFDTNAAKYKLPFERIETVVAVVVYSKSDFANAGLDWNAGQGPIKTWLEAHGRTMFFSRYTGVALREFTNP, from the coding sequence GTGAAAACCACGACGAAGAAAATTTCATTCACCGCTCACCGCCTCGATCCGACGCTGCGTGGGTTCACGCTCATCGAACTGCTGGTGGTGATCGGCATCATCGGCATCCTGGCTGCGACATCGATCCCCTTCGTCCGGTCGATGCAGGAATCGACCAACCTGTCCGCAGCCATCAATGCGGTAAGCGTGGGTGTCGCGGGAGCAAGGTCGTACTCAACCCGAACGGCACCCAAAGCCCGGTTCAATATCGATCTCGACCCCAACACGGCGGGAGATCAGTTCGGCCAATACAGCGGCACGGCGGCCATCTTCACCCCGGCCAATGAAATCCGCCTGGTGGAAAACATCGCCAACGCGGTCAATCACGCCTCACCCGGCGTTCCGGTCGAAACCATCGTGGCCCCGCCCAACGACATGAGCGGCTATCAGGATCTGAAAATTGACTACATCCAGATACCGAGCAACATCGGCGTCGCGGGTGTCACGAGAACCGGTGCCACACCCACATTCCTGCCGCCGCCCTTCGCCATCCGCTTTGATCAAAACGGCACGATGGTCGCGGGCAGCGATGACCAGCGAGTCGTGTACTACGACGGCGACCATGACCATAAGTTCATCACCGATCCGGGTGTAACCGGAGGCAGCCGTGCGAATCCGTTCAGCGGCGGCGTCTATGACGTGAATCAGTGGGATCCGTGGAACCGTTCGTTTGTTGCCGGGACATTCGATACCAACGCAGCTAAGTACAAACTTCCCTTCGAGCGGATTGAAACGGTCGTCGCCGTCGTGGTTTATTCCAAGAGTGATTTCGCCAACGCCGGATTGGACTGGAATGCAGGTCAAGGACCGATCAAGACGTGGCTCGAAGCCCACGGCCGCACGATGTTCTTCAGCCGTTACACCGGTGTCGCTCTACGGGAGTTCACCAACCCATGA
- a CDS encoding HIT family protein, producing MNDPNCLFCKIVAGQIPCHRVYEDANVLAFLDIGPLARGHTLVIPKAHFVTLDQMTPQDVSVCTAVLPKLSRAVCRATGATAWNILQNNGSAAQQSIGHVHFHIIPRAGGDTIGYRWNAGKLDAADAQSLIEKITGSL from the coding sequence ATGAACGACCCGAACTGCCTCTTTTGCAAGATCGTCGCGGGACAAATTCCCTGTCACCGTGTTTATGAAGATGCGAACGTGCTGGCGTTTCTGGATATCGGGCCGCTGGCACGCGGGCATACGCTCGTGATACCCAAAGCGCATTTTGTCACGCTCGACCAGATGACACCGCAGGACGTGTCTGTCTGCACCGCAGTGCTGCCGAAGCTCAGCCGGGCGGTCTGCCGCGCCACCGGAGCGACTGCCTGGAACATCCTGCAAAACAACGGATCCGCGGCACAGCAATCTATCGGCCACGTCCACTTCCACATCATCCCCCGAGCCGGCGGCGACACCATCGGCTATCGCTGGAACGCCGGCAAGCTCGATGCTGCGGATGCTCAATCACTGATCGAAAAAATCACCGGCTCGTTGTGA
- a CDS encoding prepilin-type N-terminal cleavage/methylation domain-containing protein, producing MITPRIKPSSRRRAAFTLMEVLIAIGIFAVGMVAVAAVFPAAIYLQKQTIQDATSQQVARNATAIMQSVLFTYDWDGTNPGGNLADYYTTGHDFGGVQALPFLVSGSAAVPNGYTGDTVMTTSPAVPAFSEDLRSYPSYIQTSSSRKYFWQPFVKNQGGNPASTSNPWVFYVFVMTSTPEGVPQVHTQTVTVDASNPSQFNFGSNFNDNDSDGNLDWLHAGDVVLDNTGTIHQITEAASTYIVTKSIIVGSPTKIFFGRGPDNVNSRNKTNPTTRIIPVDVVVKDPTP from the coding sequence ATGATTACCCCGCGCATCAAGCCATCCTCGCGTCGGCGTGCTGCATTCACTCTGATGGAAGTGTTGATTGCGATCGGCATCTTCGCTGTGGGTATGGTCGCTGTGGCAGCGGTCTTTCCCGCAGCCATCTACCTTCAGAAGCAGACGATCCAGGATGCGACATCACAACAGGTCGCACGCAACGCGACTGCGATCATGCAGTCCGTTTTGTTCACCTATGACTGGGATGGAACGAACCCCGGCGGAAATCTCGCGGACTACTACACGACGGGGCATGACTTCGGCGGCGTCCAGGCACTCCCCTTCCTGGTTTCAGGCTCCGCAGCAGTCCCCAATGGTTACACGGGTGATACGGTAATGACGACTTCTCCGGCGGTGCCCGCGTTCAGCGAGGACCTGCGCAGTTATCCGTCGTACATCCAGACTTCTTCATCACGAAAATACTTCTGGCAGCCCTTTGTCAAGAATCAGGGCGGCAACCCCGCTTCGACATCCAATCCCTGGGTGTTTTACGTGTTCGTGATGACGAGCACACCCGAAGGCGTTCCCCAGGTTCATACCCAGACGGTCACGGTGGACGCTTCAAATCCCTCGCAATTCAACTTCGGGTCGAACTTCAACGACAATGACAGCGACGGCAACCTCGATTGGCTGCACGCTGGTGACGTGGTGCTGGACAATACCGGGACCATTCACCAGATCACCGAGGCTGCGTCCACCTACATCGTGACCAAGTCCATCATCGTGGGCTCGCCGACCAAGATTTTCTTCGGTCGCGGCCCCGACAACGTGAACTCACGAAACAAGACCAACCCGACCACCCGCATTATTCCCGTGGATGTGGTTGTCAAGGATCCCACGCCATGA
- a CDS encoding glycoside hydrolase family 57 protein produces MASVCFYFQVHQPFRLRRYSVFDTDYSYFDDRRNAQILNKVAGKCYLPTTRLILDLVRKHDGRFRVAYSLTGCVIDQFKQHCPEMIDLLTALAKTGCCEFLGETYYHSLSFIYSRDEFRAQVNRHATLMENLFGQRPTVFRNTELIYSNEVASFIASMGGYRAVIAEGADHILGYRSPNYLYWPHGTRNLKLLLKNYRLSDDIAFRFSNRGWTEWPLTADKFTKWINQINGDGFVCNLFMDYETFGEHQWSDTGIFDFLAALPGEVLKSGANDFKTPSQCAQAYEAVGEYDAPHMISWADTERDLSAWLGNAMQSNALHELYKLEQPIKETEDESLLEDWRRLTTSDHFYYMCTKYFADGDVHKYFNPYESPYDSYINFMNVLDNMRSRLEKVEA; encoded by the coding sequence ATGGCGTCGGTCTGTTTTTATTTTCAGGTCCATCAGCCGTTCCGGCTCCGACGTTACAGCGTCTTTGATACCGACTACAGCTATTTTGATGACCGCCGCAATGCGCAGATTCTCAATAAGGTCGCCGGTAAGTGCTATCTGCCCACGACGCGGCTGATCCTCGATCTGGTCCGCAAACACGACGGCCGGTTTCGAGTCGCGTATTCCCTCACCGGCTGCGTTATCGATCAGTTCAAGCAGCATTGCCCGGAAATGATCGACCTGCTGACAGCCCTAGCGAAAACCGGTTGCTGTGAGTTCCTCGGCGAAACCTACTACCACAGCCTGTCGTTTATCTATTCGCGCGATGAGTTCCGTGCCCAGGTCAACCGGCACGCGACCCTGATGGAAAATCTTTTCGGTCAGCGGCCGACCGTTTTCCGCAACACCGAGCTGATCTACAGCAACGAGGTGGCGAGCTTCATCGCTTCCATGGGCGGGTATCGTGCCGTGATCGCAGAAGGTGCTGACCACATCCTCGGCTACCGATCACCCAACTACCTCTACTGGCCGCACGGCACCAGAAATCTCAAGCTCCTGCTCAAAAATTACCGTCTCAGCGACGACATCGCGTTTCGCTTTTCCAATCGCGGGTGGACCGAGTGGCCGCTCACCGCTGACAAGTTCACCAAGTGGATCAACCAGATCAACGGCGACGGATTCGTATGCAATCTCTTCATGGACTACGAAACCTTCGGCGAGCATCAGTGGTCGGACACGGGAATTTTCGATTTTCTGGCTGCATTACCCGGCGAAGTACTCAAGAGCGGAGCCAATGACTTCAAAACGCCCAGCCAGTGCGCCCAAGCGTATGAAGCCGTGGGCGAGTATGACGCGCCGCACATGATCAGTTGGGCGGATACGGAGCGCGATCTGTCCGCATGGCTGGGAAATGCGATGCAATCCAACGCCCTGCACGAACTCTACAAGCTCGAGCAACCTATCAAGGAAACTGAAGACGAGTCACTGCTCGAAGACTGGAGAAGGCTCACCACGAGCGACCATTTCTATTACATGTGCACCAAATACTTCGCGGATGGCGACGTACACAAGTATTTCAATCCCTACGAATCTCCCTACGACAGCTACATCAATTTCATGAATGTGCTGGATAACATGCGCTCGCGCCTGGAGAAGGTCGAGGCGTGA
- a CDS encoding type II secretion system protein GspG has protein sequence MNDRVNNFEKPARRRDKGMGVIEAVTILAGIAGLMTAAVVTSNSLRTSSAEAQTHATLRELRQALMSYQAEHKTFPSGPTERVITTLLQSPSSRVFMQKLSISFADRDRPTVYDGYGRAIRYFGPEDKPTQGADFVSAGPDGRFGDPSHPSPLGIDDLRGVDFEVMP, from the coding sequence ATGAACGATCGTGTGAACAACTTCGAGAAGCCGGCACGCCGACGCGATAAAGGCATGGGCGTGATCGAAGCCGTCACGATTCTCGCGGGAATCGCGGGGCTGATGACCGCGGCTGTGGTGACGAGCAATTCGCTCCGCACCAGCAGTGCCGAGGCCCAGACCCATGCGACGCTCCGCGAGTTGCGACAGGCGTTGATGAGTTATCAGGCCGAGCACAAGACTTTTCCGTCAGGCCCCACCGAACGGGTCATCACAACGCTGCTCCAGTCGCCATCGTCGAGGGTGTTCATGCAGAAGCTGTCGATCAGCTTTGCCGACCGTGATCGACCGACGGTTTACGACGGTTACGGGCGTGCGATCCGGTACTTCGGTCCTGAGGATAAGCCGACGCAGGGAGCTGATTTCGTCTCCGCAGGGCCGGACGGTCGGTTCGGCGATCCATCCCATCCTTCCCCGCTGGGCATTGACGATCTCCGCGGGGTTGATTTCGAGGTGATGCCATGA